The sequence CCTATAGAACTCATTCCCATCTTCCTATAGGACTTGTCCTCTCTCCCTATAGGACTCATCCTCCTCCCCATAGGCCCCGTCCCCCAGGACTCGGCCAGGCCCCCCGGGCCGGACCCCCGTCCTCGCCGCGCCCTGCCGGGAGGGGCCGCATTACCCAGAGCCGACTTGGCGGCGGCAGAGGCGACGCGGGGGTCGACGACGGAGGCCAGGAAGGCGACGGTGCTCATGACGGGGTTGCCGGACTGGCTGAAGGGGATGGGCTGGTAGGCCAGCGGCCCCAGGGACGCCTCCGAGTCCTCCAGGTAGGGGTCCTCGATGGGCAGCCGCAGGAAGTGCAGGATGCACTCGTCCTGCGTCCGGCTGCCCACGTGCTCCGACACCTTGTTCCAGTCGTCCTTGTACATCTCCAGGGCCTGCGGGATGGAGCGGGGGGCATCAGCAGGGCCCGGCGGCCCCgttcccccccctccctgtgGACCCCCGctcacctccagcagcagcagcgtctcCTGCTCCGTCCACTCCCGCGTGGCACTGGCGGCAGCTTTGCTCTGTGCGGGGGGAGAGACGGGTGAgtggcggcgggcagggggacggggacggggaccgggggTGCCCACCTTGGAGGGGACGTTCTTCTTGGTGTACATGTCGGTGCGGAGGCCGAAGTTCTGCATGTCGGCCGGCTTCTCCTTGCTCTTGTCAGGGAAGTTCAGCATCTGCTGCGAGGCCGAGGTCTGCtgccaggggaggagaggggacgcTGGGGACACGGCCGTGGGGGACAGGCCGCGAGGacgccggcccccccccccccccccatcccagagAAGCCTTCGTGCCCCATCACGTCACGGTGTCCCCCCCGCGTccctgctccccggggccgggcggcatGCGGGGCgcgagggggaggagggaaggagcctTCCTCGGCCAGCGGCGGGGGGATGGACCCCAAGGAGCCGCCTACCAGCTCCGGCTTCCCCTTCACCGTCTCGGTGACGAGGTCTTCGATCTCTTTGCTCTTGCGGCCCGTCTTGGCGTCGCCGTCGCTCTGCCGGCCCTGAGGCACGGATCGAAGCTGTGcgatccccccacccccccgccccaccccgcgcccggcccccgcggggaccgggggaaggcagaggggggACGCAGCTGGGCGAGGAGCGGCCACCCCCGTGCACCCACCTGGGGCGTCTTGGGCTGCAGCGGCACCAGCCCCGAGGGCGTATCGGCCAGGACGTGGAAGTGGGAGGTTGGCGGGGGGCCCATGGGGGTGGGCCGGCTCTCGGCGTCCACCTGGTAGTTGATGAGGCCCCACTGCTCCAGGAAGGCGTGGACCCTGCGGAGAGCCGGGGCTCAGACCCTGCCGGTCCCTCTGCCAGCGCGCCAAAccgaccccccccggccccgctggcgcCGGACCCACCGCATGATGGCACAGACGTCCCCGGCCAGGTTGCGGCGGCACGCCGTGGAGGTCAGGTACTCCTGTGGGTTCAGCCGGTACGTGTCGATCATGAAGTTGCGGTAAGCCAAGTATCTGGGGGAGAGTGGTGAGGCGTCAGTGCCGGCCACGGCCCCACCGGCACCGGGAGGGATGGGAAGTGCGTGGGGGGGAAGTTTGGCCTCACATTTCGGGGGTCTTGGATTTATTCTTGCCATTGAAGAACTCGGGCAGGGCTCGGCGCTCGATGGCATGGACGCTGCAAGACGAGACGCTCGGGGAGGGCCTGGCACGGCAGCCCCGCACCGTCTGGCTGGCGCCCCGGGGCACCGTCCTCATCCTCGGCTGTGCCGTACCTGTTGTAGTCGAACCAGGCGGCGTAGCTGGGGATGATGATGTGGTGGGTCTGCTCCGTCACGTTGTCCTCGTGCAGGTCAGGGTTCTTGGCTTGCTCCCCCTTGCTCCCGGTGCCGTTCTCCTCCTCGTCCTGCCAGAGACCAGCACCACGTGGGCAAGGGGGTCTGcacccctcctcatcctcaccgaGAGCAGGATGAGGCCTACGGCCCAGGGcaaagctgcctgcagccccagtgGTGAGGGGAAGGGCAGAAAGGGGCCTTTTTGTACCCAAAAGAGGGACAAGGGAAGAGGGATAAAGAGGTGACCATCCAGCGATGGTGACCCCCACGCTGGGGTGGGAACATCTTCCCTGGAGGAGCGGTGGGCTGGTGAGGAGGGGTCGGCACTGGACGGGCCTGGGCCTCACCTTGCCGGCTGTCTCCATGCTCTCATCTTCCTGCTCATCTGgaagagaggggagcaggggcagtTTTGGGCACTGCCAGGTCTGTGGTGCTGGGGGACCTGCCGCAGCACCGGGCCCCGGCGGCTCGGACTCACCCAGGTCCGTCATGGTGCCCCCCTTGACGGGCGCAGACTCCGAGTCCTTCTTGGTGTTGACTGCAGCGGAGGGAAGCGGCACTGAGCACCCCAAGGACgggcccctgccccagcccacgcTCGTGAGGGGGGACCCCATGGGGTGGCTGCCGGCCCCCCACCCTGACCTGTCTTGGGCAGGGTGACCTCCTCCACGTTGGGGACAGGCGAGGGCTCGTCCATGTCCTTCGTCAggtcctcctgctcctcctcacgGTGCCCGCGCTTGGATTTGTTGTAGGGGGTGGAGGGTCTGCCAAGGGAGAGGCCCCCCCCGTGTCCCAGTCACCACCGCACCCCAGGGCCAGactccccacagcccctgccccggggctggatctgtccccccagcccaggctcACCCCTTCTTCGCGTTCTTCTTCTTGGCCTCTGGGGTGGGCGAGGGGGAGGGCGAGCGCTTTCGCTTCTTGTAGTTGCCCCCCTTCTTGTCCCGCCGGTCCGAGTCAGGGCTGTtcacctgggggggggacagggggctgcTGGGTCCAACCGAGCGGCACGGCCAAGCAGAGACCCCCATCATCCCCCCCCCGCAGCTTTGCGGCCCCGCTCTGACCTCGTCTGTCAGCGTCTTGGCCGAGATCTTCTTCCTGCGGGCGACAGGGCTCTTCTCGTCTGTCACCTCATAGTCCTCCTCATTCATCCACTCGTTGAAGGTGTCCGTGTCCAAGATCCACTTGGCGTGGACCTGCCGGGCAGGGGCGTGGGCGCGTCAGGCAGccagcgggcaggggagggggctgcagccaccaTCCCAGTCTGGGGGACCCCCGTTACCTTCCGGGGCTTCTCCGGTGTCGGGGCGTCCTCCACAGAGGCCTCAATCTCGTTGGCAGGGATCCAGGTGTCGTAGCTGCAGGCGCAGAGGACGGGGTGAGAGCGGCACCCACAGCAGTGTGGGTGCCCCGCGGGCACGGGGGGCTCCATCAGGCTTCAGCCACGTCCCCAGAGCCCCCGCCCGGGACCCCTCACCTGTCGGGGTAGTAGCCCCAGTGCAGCAGGACCTGCTTGTCGCGCTTCATGACCGGCCGGACCCACTCCTCTGCGGGAGACACGGAGTGGGGCCGGCGCTGAGCACGGACCCACCGTCCCACCGAGAGCCGCCCGTGACACCGAGCACGGCTCTGGCCCCCaaacacgccccccccccccccggtatttCACCATGAGCTCGGAGCAGGGGGCTCCCCCTTGCACCCACCTTCCTCCAGGTTCCCAGGGACAGGGCAGACGATGTGGGACGCGTTGCTCTTGTCCTCAGTCACTGTGCCCTGCGAGGAGAGCGGGGGAGTGGGTCCGGGGCTGAGTGCCGGGACAAGGCGTTGGATGGgccccccctgtgccccccaccccggcgcTGCCACCGACCTGGTGCCTCTTGACGATGTCTTTCAGCTTGCTCAGCAGCTTGGGCTCAATCTCCTGGTGCAGGAAGATGTTGGGCCGGGCCAGGCAGTTGTTCTgcggaaggaggagaggagagtggTGAgcgggtggggggacaggggggtcccggggggggggcgggggcggcaccTCTTACCTGCACCAGGGATTTCTCGATGGTCATGAACATCTCCACGTTGCGGTCCATCCGCGAGGGATTCTGGAAATCGAAACGCCGCCTTATTGGAAGAAAAGAGCGACTCTCATGAAAGCCACAGCTCAGGTCTCCTCATCAGCATCCAAagcctggggggggcgggggggtggggacacGCGCCTGAACCCCATCAGGGGTCtgcggtggggcgggggggaacgtGCCCTGGCACCTGCGTGTTGCGGAGGTGGGTGCCCTACAAACAGCCCACCCCCCGTGCAGACCCTGGCCGAGGCCACCCCAGGGTGTTCCCATGGaggggaccccccacccctggcCCCGTGACCCCCACCCCggtcccctcctgctcccaggacccccagccccgaCGGGTGCAGGCAGGCACTCACCATCCTTGGTCGCTCTTGAATTTATAGGCCGCTGCCAGGATGTGGCACAGAGCTCCCCCCGCCTTGAAATCCAAGAAGCATTTTATCTGTAACGGAGAGAAAGGGGTCGGGGCGGGCGGCTGCAAGGGGTGGGCTGCGTCCCTGGTGCGGCGGGGAGCTGGGCGGGGTGCCAGCCCCTCGTCAGGGTGCCACCCCTATGACTGGGTGCCATCCCCTCGTCAGGGTGCCATCCCCTCGTCGGGGTGCCACTCCTATGACCGGGTGCCATCCCCTTGCTGGGCTCTGTCCCTGAGTTGGGATGCAGTCCCTGGGGTGTTGGGGTACTGTCCCCAGTTGGGAACCTGTCCCTTGTGCTGGGACACTGTCCCCAGGTCCTGGGGTCCCCGAGGGGGTGTCCCCAGGTCTATAAGGTGTTGCCAATGGGCCCTTGGGGTGCTGTCCGTGGTCGGGGCCCTGTCCCAGTGTCGGGGTGCTGTCCCTGGTGGGACGCTGTCCCCTGGTCGTTGGGGCGCAGACCCTGCTTGGGGAGCAGTTCCCAGCAGGACAGTGCCCAAATGTCACCGGGCACTGTCCCCAGGACACTGGGGCACCGTCCCTGACCAGGGCGCGGAGCCGCGCTGGGGCACTGTCCCGGGTCACCGGGTGCTGTCCGTGGTCGGGCGCTGTCCCTAGGCTGGGGCGCTGTCCCTGGGTCACTGGCATGCTGAACTGGGTCACCGGGGCCTTGTCCCCAGGTCTTTGGGGTGCTGTCCCCGCTCGGGGCCTTGTCTCCGGTTCATTGGGGCGCTGTCCCTGCTCAGTCTTGTCCCCAGCTCACTGGGGCCTTGTCCGTGGGTCATTAAGGTGTTGTCCCCAGGTCTTTGGGACGCTGTCcctgctcagggccttgtccctGGGTCATCAGGGCCACGTCCCCAGCTCACTGGGGCCTTGTCCCCGGGTCACCGGGGTGCTGTCCCCGCGTCTTTGGGAGCTGTCCCTGCTCGGGGCCTTGTCCCCAGGTCTTTGGGGCCTTGTCCCCAGCTCACTGGGGCCTTGTCCCCGGGTCACCGGGGTGCTGTCCCCGCGTCTTTGGGCGCCGtccttgctcagggccttgtccccAGGTCTCTGGGGCCTTCTCCCTGGGCCTTTGGGGCGCTGTCCCTCTGGGGCCTTGTCCCCAGGTCCCCGGGTGTCGCCGGGCCGCGTCCCCCGCCGGGGCGCAGCCCATGGCCcaccgcgtccccgtccccgtccccgtccgtgccgccgccggctgcccgcgccccggTGCCCGCCTCGGCGGGGGCTCACCGGCAGCTTGGTGAGGGGCGCGTTGCTGACGTGCTTGCCGAAGACCTCCTCCTGGAACTGCAGCAGCTGCACCACCAGGCTCGACAGCGACTTGTTGGTGGGGGGCTCGGCCTGGATGTactgcgggggcggggggtcagcaccgccgccggggccggggccgggcccggggggggggggggcgggggcggcgatggcggcgccggggccgtgacaggccgggcccggcggggcgggggccagtgccggcgccccccgccccccgccgcggcctaCCTTCTTGTAGTTCTTGCCGAGCCAGAGGCGGACGTTGTCGAACTGGCTGACGGTGTCCGAGGCCTCGTAGTACTTGACGTTGGGGCCGCCGTCCTTCTTCCGCACCGCCATCTTCgagcgggccgggccgcctcccgccgcctcccgccgcgccgcgccgcgcccgctctaccgccccctgccggccccgccccgcgccgcgcccgctctaccgccccctgccggccccggggcgcgcCGCGTCCTCCCGCCCGCGCTGCGCCAGCGCTGCCCGCTCGGTaccggcgcggccgggccgcggcgccccctgccgggcCGGGCGCTCGGCgacgccccctcccccccccccccgtcccccgtccccaccccgcgGGGGAGCCGGCCCGGTCGggtggccccggggcggggccgtGGGCTGTGCCGGGaacggcggcgggaggggcggggagcCCCGGTGTTGAGCCCGGGCGCGgcgcaccgggccgggccgggccgagcggggcggggcggggcgggcggcggcggggcccgatCTAGGCGGAGCGCGGCGGAGGGTGGCGCGGGAGTCACGGTGGCCGAGTGGTTAAGGCGTTGGACTCGAAATCCAATGGGGTTTCCCCGCACAGGTTCGAATCCTGTCCGTGACGCCGACCCCGTTTTTGCGGGGACtcccgggccgccgcggggcggaTCACGCGTGGGGGGCTCCCACCCCCGGTACCCGCTCTTTTaacggcgggggcggcggggcgctgcgggagcggggcTTAGTCCTTTTGGGGGACCGCGCCGCGGGGGCGGCTGCAGAGCCGGGTacaggggacaccccccccccgcggccggaCTCCCCCCGCGGCCGGACTCCCCCCGCGACCCTCAGCCACCCCCGGGAGCCCCGTGGGCGGGCCCGTCCCGCCCGGGAGGGTCCCCGGCCCGAGGGAGCCGCAGCGGCTGCGCCCGGGAAAGGCCTTTATTGATCTCGGCGACACAAAGGGACGGGagggaccccgcagcccccccgggacgGGGAgggccccccacgcccccccccttTCCACGTGGGACCCAGCCCCTCTGTCGAACACCCCGGTCCTCCCGGGCAGGGCTCGGGGAGCGGGCGCAGACCCCCAAGGCGCCGAGACGCCAATAAAGCAACCAGAACGCTGTTTATTGATCACTTAAATCCCTGCCTCCCGCCGGCCCGGGCGAGCCGTGGCCGGATCCGAGCGGGACAGACACCGGCGGAGAAAGTActgtaaaaaacaacaaaacaaatgcaaataaattaagtTCCCAACAAGTAAACGTAATCAGGTTCTGAGGTGCCTGTCCACggtacttcaaaaataaaataaaaagggggggaataagaaaaggccaaaaaaagtacaaaaaaaagtacagaacCACAGTCACAAGTGCCTggaaaaggaacagcagagaaagcGGAGCCAAACACCGGCAAGCGCGGGGCAGGACGGCGTCTCGGGGCAAGGTGGGAGACGCCCGgggggctgtgggctggggggCGAGCGTGGGGATCCGGCCTCtcccggggaggagaggggctggggcatGCACGGGGAGAGGGGCCCGGGGGCCGCACGGCGCCGTGCCGGGGACAAGGCTGGTCCCCAacgccgagccccccccccccccctcctgcacGGTGGAAGGCCCGAGCCCTcggtgggtgccgggggctcGTCCGCGGCCGGTTTGGCTCCAGGCGGCTGCAGGGTTTTGGGCAGGGCCCCGGGGGCGATGCCGACAGCGCCCAGCTTGGGGACGCCCCCCGGCCAAGCCCCGTCCCGAGCCCACAGGAGGGGGGGAGCGGACCCCGCTGCTGCCGTGCTGCCCGGTCAGAGGTAAGGCTTGGAGAGGCGGCGGCGGAGAGATGCCGGAGAGCGGGGTGGAAAATCCAGAGGGGGAGAGAAAGCCCAGGGAGGATTCGGCCACCGGACAAGCGGGAGCTGCCAGGGGCCGCGGGGTCAGTCCACAGCAAGAGCTGAGCTGGGCCTTTGGGTTTGGGCTGGACCAGGAGCCGGGCTTTGGGAGAGGCACCAGCACCCAAAACGCGGGCTGGGTCTGGGGAGTCCGGCAGTACGCGTGGAGCGGCCGCTCCTTCTCTTCTTGAAAGACATCGAACGGGGAAGCTGATCTGCAAGGGGCGAACATGGAGGGGCTGCAGCGTGTGCTCACCGCTGGGCCAAGTGTTTGAGCAGTATTTACCAGAGGCATTTAATCATTTCAGCTAGGAAGCAAGAGGTTCGAGGGAACAGTGCCCTAAGAAAACCATGTCGGTGACTAGGGACCACCAGCAGTTTTGACCGGCTACCCCCGGTCTCCACCTCTgcaccttccccctcctctccctcgtCAGCACGAAGCGTTTCTCTTTGAAAGTCCTTAGATTTCCTCCACTCCGTGTGCAAATATCATCACCAGTCCCGGCTCTAGCACCATGTCCTCGCCCATGTGCTGGTTTTCGCAGGCCATCACCACCACGGCCTGCTTGCCGGGGATGCGCTTGGCCACATAGTTCTCGTAGTACCGCCGGTTCATCTGGCGGGTCTCCAGCGTGGCCAGGCCCTGCGGCCAGTTCCGCTCGTGGGCGTTCTCGATCAGCTCGTTGATGATGGACGTGGGGCAGCCGCTCTCCACCAGCGAGCGCTTGATGACGGCCTGCAGCACCGCGTCCGGCGTGGAGATCATTCCACCCCACCGCGTCACCCGGGCCGGCTGCAGGGAGTTCACCCACCTGGTGACAGACACGGGACAAGTGGTCAGCACCGTCCATTTTTGGTGGCTCCCACCAGAACCGAGGAGCTGGTCCGCTCCGCGCTCGGGAGCAAGGCTGGACGGGGAATGCCGAATGCCAAATCCATTTCCCCGCCCCTGTTTTCACCCCCAGACAGGACCCAGCTGCTGCGCTCAGCTCTGCTACTCCCTCcccagagggaggggaagaaaggacgAGACGAGAAGCTGCTTCCTCCGGCCTTTCTCACAAGGAGGAAGGAATCTGGCAGCTTCCTGCTCGTGGGCAGGATGCAGGTGGAAGAATAAAAATGGTCCCAACCCATTGTGCAAGCAGCTCACGTGCCGCTCCCCAGCACAAACACCCCGCAATGCCCCCTTGCTTTTGTGAAGCGTTTTCTTCCCAAACCGTGCCTTTGCCTCGGGAGGGACTTCACCCCCTCCCAAATGGGTCGGCGAAGCTGGCAGACTCCCAGCTCCGCTCGCACCCCGACGCAGggctccccagctcctcccccATCGGCACGAGAACCGGCACTTACTCCAGGATCTCGTTGTATTCGATGGTCTCCTCCAGGTTCTGCAGGTTGGGGTTGACGCTGCGGATGGCGCGCATGTAGGCCTTCAGCAACTGAATGTCCCGTTTCTACGACAGGCAGGACACAGCGGGGTTTGCAAAGAGTCGTCAGCACCGCGGCTACACGAGACCAGACCCCAGCGCAGCGGCAGGGAACACGTCCCCGCCCGTCGGCTCAGCCACCATCCCCGCGGCTGGGCAACAGAggcgcagagcagcagcagagccccggctgcGCTCagctcgggctgctccgcagccGCTTTCTTCGCCCACAAACCTTTTTTTGGCGTTTGGTGTCCAAGCAGGCGAGACCGACCCTTCCCATGAGAAAACCCACTGCGAGGCAGCCCCTCGCAGACACGGACCTACCTGCTCGGCCAGCTGATGCTTGTGCTCTGCTGAGGTCTTCTCCAGCTCAGCGATTCTCGTCTGCTGCTGTTGCACCACAGATCTCAAATGCTTGATGCAGTTGTGGTTTGGCAGCTCATCTTTGGGCATTTCCAAGCTGCGGAGCATTGCAAAAAAAAGGTGGAGGCCCCACATTAGGGAAAGTTACACACCAGAGCGCTTGGCATAAGCACATAAACAGTCTCCAGAACAAATCCAGTCTTGGAGGACTTGCCCAGCGGCCCGGGAAGCCCAGCACCGTAACCTCCGATTGGTGTAGGAAGGCCTGTTCCCTGCCGTGTCTCAGGGCCAAGACAAATGGTCTCGGCGAGAGCTACGGGAACAAACCACCACCAGGTCGGCAGGCGATGGGGATTCTCCTCCTCCAAAGCGACCAGGGTTCAGAACCAGGTCCCACTCTAGGCAGCCCACGGGCCTGATCCAGTCTCTGACAGTCTCCAAGCCAACAGTCAGTCACCATCTGGCTGGGTGCTTGCAACACGTGAGTGGGAAGGATATTGGCACCAAGAGCACAAGTGCCAAGGCCAGACCAGCCACCCACCGCTCCTGGCTCTCGGCAACACGTAGGAGGGAGCAGAACTCATGCTGGAACTTGTCCCAGGGGGCTGGAACGGCTCTGGGTGGATTCACAAAGGCTCCAGTACCCCGTTTCCAGCAGCCAACCAACACCCGAGCCCCAGCAATGAGCTGAAGAGCCAGGGGCTTTGAaccaagtttaaaaagaaatgggttTGACTAAAAACCCTCCCCAACCCTTTCTGCAGCACCATGGCCTTCAAAGCCCTGCTACCCCCGGAGCTCCGCACCCAGGGGGCAAAAGGGTGCCAGGCACCAAACCCCGGCTCCTTCCCCGAGCCTGTGGCCCCTGCTCTGCCCGCCCGCTGTGGCAGAGCCCCAAGGCCATCCTCACCCGCATCCCTGCTCGCAAGTCACCGGGCGCTTTGGATTGTGCTCGCAGTCATTGAGGTGAGACATCAGGTTGTCAAGTCGCACGACTGCCGTACAGCCGAAAACAGCGTTGTCGCAAGTGATCTGCAGCTTCGAGAGCATATTACGCATGATCCGCGGGACGGGGCGGAGGTGGGCAACCGTCACGACGCTGCGGTCCACGGGGCACGTCTGCTGCTGGGAGAACCACTGGGTGATGCAGGCATTGCAGAAGGCGTGCTCGCAGTGAGGAGCCTGCGGAGGGGCAGAGAACAGCCAGGCGTTACTCGGACCCGGCGGGGAAGCGTTTGCTGGCTCGCGCGTGGAGGACACCGTTGACCAGAGAAAGGCTCTCAGTCTTCGAGGGGTGCACAGCAGCTACGTGCTGCCTTGGGGGAGGAAAGCGAAGGGAAGAGGCATCTCCGTCACACAAGCAGGCACGATGCCCGCACAGGGGAACGAGACACCAAAAGCCAGACCTGTACAGACCAGAGCCACGCACAGCACCTTCCACTACAACGCAAGAGGCACCGCGGCAGAGCCGTCCCTCGTTCCCTTGGAAAAGCAGGTGCCCACCTTCATCCAcctctggttttaatttgtgtgCCCAGCCCCACCAAGGTACTCTCCTCCCCCCAGACGCGTGGTGTCTTGCAAGCAGATCGGCTCCTCCGGAGGAGGTAATGCTGCCTCCTGAAAGGGCTGAGGGGGCAAGACAGATCGGGATgctaaatttaaacatttttccaggGCAGATTAGAACATTACTTCACTGTATTTacacagctgggctctgctcttgCCTTCAAGCTGCAGTTGAAAGAGTATTAagactggggagggggagcaggacaCACGCCAGCTCCTCGGACAACACCAAGCTTTCTTCCACAGAGCAGAAGCTCAGAGTTACGGGAAGGTCAGACACATTCAGAGCTAAGTCTCATTTACAAGCTGTTCCCTCAGCGCACAGTGCCTTGCAGGCTGCCTTGTGCCAGCCGACAAAGGCAGACGACGATTGCAGGACGTACGCTGAATAAGGATTCACCCATTCAAGCTACAGGACCATCTTGGGAGTTTTAGCGCAGCCCCTACGGCACCGCAGCTCGAGCCAGCCGGCCCAGCACAGCATCTCTGAGCCAGCGGGCAGCTGAGCCCGCGTCGGACAAGGCAGCACGTGCCGGGCTGTGGCACGGGGACAACCACTCCCTCTCCCCACTCTCTGATGCTTCAGCTTTCCACTGTCCTCCACCAAGCTGGCCTCTCTGCTCCCCTTGCGGAGCTTTATCCTGTCAAGCCCATGCCCACCCCCACTGGAGTTTAGTGATGGGGGTACCCCAGTGTCACCAAGTGCAGACTGGAGATGCGACAGATAAATCACCCCAGCTTCACTGGCACAGCACACAGAGTCACTCCACACCCAGAACACCGGGATGGGCCCCGGGGAACGTCCATCCTCAGAGAGACTGAAATCCTGGGGCTGGAGACAGCCCTGAGCCCTCCCAGATATCACTGGAGGTGGCCCTGCTTCGAGCAGGCAGAGGGACCTCGCTGCAAGGGAGGAACAAGGAAGGAGTCCTCAGGAATTTGCTCCCTTCAAACCAAGGCTTGTCAGAGGGCAGGGCTTGTGCCTGGCTACAAACTCAGCCTGAGCGCAGCTCCAGTTACCCgggtgctggcaggagcaggagggctggTATCCAACAGACAGGCTGTTAAACACGCTTGAGAGAAGTCTGGGAACAAGGGAGTTTGTGATACCACGTTCTCAAAAGGAGATTTAAATAAACCTGCAACTTTCCCTCTGGTTTATGTGATGGCCTGTGATCGTGttcacagactttttaaaatcaaagcttGTTTGACATAACAGACTAGCATAGCTGGAAGGTGCTAACAGACGATTTTAACTACAATAGATTGCAGTTCCACACACCCCCAGCCCACCGGCACAGGGT comes from Mycteria americana isolate JAX WOST 10 ecotype Jacksonville Zoo and Gardens chromosome 26, USCA_MyAme_1.0, whole genome shotgun sequence and encodes:
- the SMARCC2 gene encoding SWI/SNF complex subunit SMARCC2 isoform X1, producing MAVRKKDGGPNVKYYEASDTVSQFDNVRLWLGKNYKKYIQAEPPTNKSLSSLVVQLLQFQEEVFGKHVSNAPLTKLPIKCFLDFKAGGALCHILAAAYKFKSDQGWRRFDFQNPSRMDRNVEMFMTIEKSLVQNNCLARPNIFLHQEIEPKLLSKLKDIVKRHQGTVTEDKSNASHIVCPVPGNLEEEEWVRPVMKRDKQVLLHWGYYPDSYDTWIPANEIEASVEDAPTPEKPRKVHAKWILDTDTFNEWMNEEDYEVTDEKSPVARRKKISAKTLTDEVNSPDSDRRDKKGGNYKKRKRSPSPSPTPEAKKKNAKKGPSTPYNKSKRGHREEEQEDLTKDMDEPSPVPNVEEVTLPKTVNTKKDSESAPVKGGTMTDLDEQEDESMETAGKDEEENGTGSKGEQAKNPDLHEDNVTEQTHHIIIPSYAAWFDYNSVHAIERRALPEFFNGKNKSKTPEIYLAYRNFMIDTYRLNPQEYLTSTACRRNLAGDVCAIMRVHAFLEQWGLINYQVDAESRPTPMGPPPTSHFHVLADTPSGLVPLQPKTPQGRQSDGDAKTGRKSKEIEDLVTETVKGKPELQTSASQQMLNFPDKSKEKPADMQNFGLRTDMYTKKNVPSKSKAAASATREWTEQETLLLLEALEMYKDDWNKVSEHVGSRTQDECILHFLRLPIEDPYLEDSEASLGPLAYQPIPFSQSGNPVMSTVAFLASVVDPRVASAAAKSALEEFSKMKEEVPTALVEAHVRKVEEAAKVTGKADPAFGLESSGIAGTTSDEPERIEESGTEEARAEAQPAEEKKEAKEPRDGTAEEEVKEKPGEVPKKEEEKGKEAEGEKEPDKGDGDAGEPEKEKEAKDGLDEAPKEPPEPEAERKAKVERDIGEGNLSTAAAAALAAAAVKAKHLAAVEERKIKSLVALLVETQMKKLEIKLRHFEELETIMDREREALEYQRQQLLADRQAFHMEQLKYAEMRARQQHFQHLQQQQQQQPPPLPPGAQPLPAAGTPLAPAAHPLGAPPAPAMVAPAEPVGQPLPGAPPPQPPPPPGAPAVPHAPAPFPGQQPPSQSLAGSLGGSGHPAVPGNAPAALPFGLPPSAIPFSMANPPAEPLGATFPANPPALPLHGALASSMPSGGLPPPPHPPGLALPHLAGGSAAAHSPAIVAAVQGSLLPNPGLLADQGPPLQTDPIAPSPSTATPVPPTQ
- the SMARCC2 gene encoding SWI/SNF complex subunit SMARCC2 isoform X6; the protein is MAVRKKDGGPNVKYYEASDTVSQFDNVRLWLGKNYKKYIQAEPPTNKSLSSLVVQLLQFQEEVFGKHVSNAPLTKLPIKCFLDFKAGGALCHILAAAYKFKSDQGWRRFDFQNPSRMDRNVEMFMTIEKSLVQNNCLARPNIFLHQEIEPKLLSKLKDIVKRHQGTVTEDKSNASHIVCPVPGNLEEEEWVRPVMKRDKQVLLHWGYYPDSYDTWIPANEIEASVEDAPTPEKPRKVHAKWILDTDTFNEWMNEEDYEVTDEKSPVARRKKISAKTLTDEVNSPDSDRRDKKGGNYKKRKRSPSPSPTPEAKKKNAKKGPSTPYNKSKRGHREEEQEDLTKDMDEPSPVPNVEEVTLPKTVNTKKDSESAPVKGGTMTDLDEQEDESMETAGKDEEENGTGSKGEQAKNPDLHEDNVTEQTHHIIIPSYAAWFDYNSVHAIERRALPEFFNGKNKSKTPEIYLAYRNFMIDTYRLNPQEYLTSTACRRNLAGDVCAIMRVHAFLEQWGLINYQVDAESRPTPMGPPPTSHFHVLADTPSGLVPLQPKTPQGRQSDGDAKTGRKSKEIEDLVTETVKGKPELTSASQQMLNFPDKSKEKPADMQNFGLRTDMYTKKNVPSKSKAAASATREWTEQETLLLLEALEMYKDDWNKVSEHVGSRTQDECILHFLRLPIEDPYLEDSEASLGPLAYQPIPFSQSGNPVMSTVAFLASVVDPRVASAAAKSALEEFSKMKEEVPTALVEAHVRKVEEAAKVTGKADPAFGLESSGIAGTTSDEPERIEESGTEEARAEAQPAEEKKEAKEPRDGTAEEEVKEKPGEVPKKEEEKGKEAEGEKEPDKGDGDAGEPEKEKEAKDGLDEAPKEPPEPEAERKAKVERDIGEGNLSTAAAAALAAAAVKAKHLAAVEERKIKSLVALLVETQMKKLEIKLRHFEELETIMDREREALEYQRQQLLADRQAFHMEQLKYAEMRARQQHFQHLQQQQQQQPPPLPPGAQPLPAAGTPLAPAAHPLGAPPAPAMVAPAEPVGQPLPGAPPPQPPPPPGAPAVPHAPAPFPGQQPPSQSLAGSLGGSGHPAVPGNAPAALPFGLPPSAIPFSMANPPAEPLGATFPANPPALPLHGALASSMPSGGLPPPPHPPGLALPHLAGGSAAAHSPAIVAAVQGSLLPNPGLLADQGPPLQTDPIAPSPSTATPVPPTQ